The following coding sequences lie in one Mesorhizobium sp. NZP2298 genomic window:
- the rbfA gene encoding 30S ribosome-binding factor RbfA yields MPRSTTSGPSQRMLRVAEQVRHALSETLQRGEIIDPLIENTVISVSEVRMSTDLRVATAFVSPLGAKDTDAVVEALNKHAKFVRGRVSGALRQMKFMPEFRFKLDTSFDNFARINDLLKSPEVARDLGAEGQNDDDKDKDIKAKDDKDSE; encoded by the coding sequence ATGCCCCGTTCCACCACATCCGGCCCATCCCAGCGCATGCTGCGCGTCGCCGAGCAGGTGCGCCATGCGCTGTCTGAAACATTGCAACGCGGCGAGATCATCGATCCGCTGATCGAGAACACCGTCATTTCGGTGTCGGAAGTGCGTATGTCCACCGATCTGAGGGTCGCTACCGCGTTCGTTTCGCCACTCGGTGCCAAGGATACCGATGCGGTAGTCGAGGCGCTGAACAAGCATGCGAAATTCGTCCGTGGCCGTGTCTCGGGCGCCCTGCGGCAGATGAAATTCATGCCGGAGTTCCGCTTCAAGCTCGACACCTCCTTCGACAATTTCGCCAGGATCAACGATCTCCTGAAGTCGCCCGAGGTGGCGCGGGATCTGGGTGCCGAAGGCCAAAACGATGACGACAAGGACAAAGACATCAAGGCCAAAGACGACAAGGACAGCGAATAA
- the infB gene encoding translation initiation factor IF-2 — MSDTKSGDDKTLSVTPKKTLTLKRPGMEQGTVRQNFSHGRTKSVVVETKKRKFSLPGDKPEPVAAAPVPVFAPKPPVAAAPVVQEAPKAPPPPPPPAPVERSGMVLNELSRSEMEARRRALEGSKVREVEDRQRAAEEAKRRAEDEERRKREREESARRQAEEEARLQTEAESRRRAEEEARRRAPQAAELATVDEEEEVKPKRTGAGAPVRRLVTPEVARPAKPTKGEEDRRRGKLTLNSALSDEDARARSLSSMRRRQEKFKRAMHNEPREKVMREVILPETITIQELAQRMSERAVDVVKFFMKQGQILKPGDVIDADTAELVATEFGHTVRRVAESDIEEGLFNIADRPEDLVSRPPVVTIMGHVDHGKTSLLDAIRNANVVSGEAGGITQHIGAYQVEKNGQKITFIDTPGHAAFTAMRARGAQATDIAILVVAADDSVMPQTIESISHAKAAGVPIIVAINKIDKHDADPQKVRSELLRHEVFVESMGGEVLDVEVSATKGTNLDKLLEAILLQAEILDLKANPDRTAEGVVIEAQLDKGRGPVATVLVQTGTLMPGDILVAGNEWGRVRALVNDRGEQIKEAPPAMPVEVLGLQGTPQAGDRFAVVNNEARAREITEYRQRLAREKAVARHAGQRGSLEQMMSQLQTSGLKEFPLVIKGDVQGSIEAINAALDKLGTDEVRARIVHAGAGAITESDVSLAETSGAAIIGFNVRANVQARAAAAAAGIEIRYYSIIYNLVDDVKAALSGLLSPERRETFIGNAEILEIFDITKVGKIAGCRVTEGKVERGAGVRLIRDNVVIHEGTLKTLKRFKDEVSEVPGGQECGMAFQNYEDMRVGDIIECFRVEMVTRTL, encoded by the coding sequence ATGAGCGATACGAAATCGGGCGACGACAAGACGTTGAGTGTTACACCCAAGAAGACCTTGACGCTGAAGCGCCCCGGCATGGAACAGGGCACCGTGCGCCAGAACTTCTCGCATGGCCGTACCAAGTCGGTCGTGGTCGAGACCAAGAAGCGCAAATTCTCCCTGCCCGGCGACAAGCCGGAGCCGGTTGCCGCTGCCCCTGTGCCTGTCTTCGCGCCGAAGCCGCCGGTCGCGGCAGCGCCTGTCGTGCAGGAAGCGCCCAAGGCACCGCCTCCGCCTCCGCCGCCAGCTCCTGTCGAGCGCAGCGGCATGGTGCTGAACGAATTGTCGCGCAGTGAAATGGAAGCCCGCCGCAGGGCGCTTGAAGGGTCCAAGGTCCGCGAGGTCGAAGACCGTCAGCGCGCCGCCGAGGAAGCCAAGCGCCGCGCCGAGGACGAAGAGCGCCGCAAGCGGGAACGCGAGGAATCCGCGCGCCGCCAGGCCGAGGAAGAGGCACGGTTGCAGACCGAGGCCGAATCGCGCCGTCGCGCCGAGGAAGAGGCACGCCGCCGCGCGCCGCAGGCCGCGGAACTGGCAACCGTCGACGAAGAGGAAGAGGTCAAGCCGAAGCGGACCGGCGCCGGTGCGCCGGTACGTCGCCTGGTCACGCCCGAAGTGGCGCGTCCGGCCAAGCCGACCAAGGGCGAGGAAGATCGTCGCCGTGGCAAGCTGACACTGAATTCCGCGCTTTCCGACGAGGATGCGCGGGCCCGTTCGCTGTCGTCGATGCGTCGCCGCCAGGAGAAGTTCAAGCGCGCGATGCACAATGAGCCGCGCGAGAAAGTCATGCGCGAAGTGATCCTGCCCGAGACCATCACCATCCAGGAACTGGCGCAGCGCATGTCCGAACGTGCGGTCGATGTGGTCAAGTTCTTCATGAAGCAGGGCCAGATCCTGAAGCCGGGCGACGTCATCGACGCCGATACGGCCGAGCTGGTCGCCACCGAATTCGGCCACACAGTCCGCCGCGTCGCCGAGTCCGACATCGAGGAAGGCCTGTTCAACATCGCCGATCGTCCGGAAGACCTCGTGTCGCGTCCGCCTGTGGTGACCATCATGGGCCACGTCGACCACGGCAAGACGTCGCTGCTCGATGCGATCCGCAATGCCAATGTCGTCTCCGGCGAGGCCGGCGGCATCACCCAGCATATCGGTGCCTATCAGGTCGAGAAGAATGGTCAGAAGATCACCTTCATCGACACGCCCGGCCACGCCGCCTTCACGGCGATGCGTGCCCGCGGCGCCCAGGCCACCGACATTGCCATCCTGGTGGTGGCGGCCGACGACAGCGTGATGCCGCAGACGATCGAATCGATCAGCCATGCCAAGGCGGCCGGCGTTCCGATCATCGTGGCGATCAACAAGATCGACAAGCATGACGCCGATCCGCAGAAGGTGCGCTCGGAACTGCTGCGCCATGAGGTCTTCGTCGAATCCATGGGTGGTGAAGTGCTGGACGTCGAAGTGTCGGCGACCAAGGGCACCAATCTCGACAAGCTGCTCGAGGCGATCCTGCTGCAGGCCGAAATCCTCGACCTGAAGGCCAATCCGGACCGTACCGCCGAGGGCGTCGTCATCGAGGCGCAGCTCGACAAGGGCCGTGGCCCCGTCGCCACCGTGCTGGTGCAGACCGGAACCTTGATGCCGGGCGACATCCTCGTCGCCGGCAACGAATGGGGCCGGGTGCGCGCTCTGGTCAACGATCGCGGCGAGCAGATCAAGGAAGCGCCGCCGGCTATGCCGGTCGAGGTGCTCGGCCTTCAGGGCACGCCACAGGCTGGCGATCGCTTCGCGGTCGTCAACAACGAGGCCCGCGCCCGCGAGATCACCGAGTATCGCCAGCGTCTGGCGCGCGAGAAGGCGGTGGCCAGGCATGCCGGCCAGCGTGGCTCGCTCGAACAGATGATGTCGCAGTTGCAGACGAGCGGGCTGAAGGAATTCCCGCTGGTCATCAAGGGCGACGTTCAGGGTTCGATCGAGGCGATCAACGCCGCACTGGACAAGCTCGGCACCGACGAGGTGCGTGCGCGCATCGTCCATGCCGGCGCCGGCGCCATCACCGAAAGCGACGTCTCGCTGGCGGAGACTTCGGGTGCTGCGATCATCGGCTTCAACGTTCGCGCCAACGTGCAGGCGCGCGCCGCGGCCGCGGCCGCGGGCATCGAGATCCGCTACTACTCGATCATCTATAACCTCGTGGATGATGTGAAGGCGGCTCTGTCGGGCCTGCTGTCGCCGGAGCGTCGCGAGACCTTCATCGGCAATGCCGAGATCCTCGAAATCTTCGACATCACCAAGGTCGGCAAGATCGCCGGCTGCCGTGTCACCGAAGGCAAGGTCGAGCGCGGCGCGGGCGTACGCCTGATCCGCGACAACGTCGTCATCCACGAAGGCACGCTGAAGACGCTGAAGCGCTTCAAGGACGAGGTTTCGGAAGTCCCCGGCGGCCAGGAGTGCGGCATGGCCTTCCAGAACTACGAGGACATGCGCGTTGGCGACATCATCGAGTGCTTCCGCGTCGAGATGGTGACCCGGACGCTCTGA
- a CDS encoding RNA-binding protein, giving the protein MNDRTCIVTRKQAEPDDLIRFVVGPDSAVVPDLKRNLPGRGCWVSADRLHIDKAAAKNLFARAFKAQVVVPPDLGGMVDGLLSRSALGMLGLARKAGAIALGATKVESAVRGGLALFVLHATEASDDGVRKISQARRATVHIGGPSILAYKLFSEAELSLALGGTNVIHAAVLAGDAGKAVQKRMVALDRYRGGTPDDLAMLAAVADEDEAAEDME; this is encoded by the coding sequence ATGAACGATCGCACCTGCATCGTCACCCGCAAGCAGGCCGAACCGGATGATCTGATCCGGTTCGTCGTCGGCCCGGATTCGGCCGTCGTTCCCGATCTCAAGAGAAATCTGCCCGGCCGTGGTTGCTGGGTGAGCGCCGACCGCCTACATATCGACAAGGCGGCGGCCAAGAACCTTTTTGCCCGCGCCTTCAAGGCACAGGTGGTTGTGCCGCCGGATCTTGGCGGCATGGTCGACGGACTGCTCTCCAGATCCGCGCTGGGCATGCTGGGTCTCGCCCGCAAGGCAGGCGCGATCGCTCTCGGTGCTACCAAGGTCGAGAGTGCCGTGCGTGGCGGGCTGGCGCTTTTCGTGCTCCACGCGACCGAGGCGTCCGACGATGGCGTACGCAAGATCAGCCAGGCGCGGCGAGCGACCGTCCATATCGGCGGCCCCTCCATCCTTGCCTACAAACTTTTCTCCGAGGCCGAGTTGAGCTTGGCATTGGGGGGTACAAATGTGATACATGCTGCCGTCCTCGCGGGAGACGCGGGTAAGGCGGTCCAGAAGCGCATGGTTGCGCTCGACCGGTATCGGGGCGGTACCCCGGACGATCTGGCAATGCTTGCGGCCGTTGCTGACGAAGATGAGGCCGCAGAGGATATGGAATGA
- the nusA gene encoding transcription termination factor NusA: MVVSANRLELLQIADAVAREKSIDKSIVIAAMADAIQKAARSRYGQETNIRADINPNTGEMKLQRLMEVVEKVDDYATQIAISSARERNPDAQLGDFIAEQLPPMDFGRIAAQSAKQVIVQKVREAERDRQYDEYKDRIGEIVNGTVKRVEYGNVIVDLGRGEAIIRRDELIPRENYKYGDRVRAYVYDVRREQRGPQIFLSRTHPQFMAKLFTMEVPEIYDGIIEIKSVARDPGSRAKIAVISRDSSIDPVGACVGMRGSRVQAVVGELQGEKIDIIPWSPSAASFIVNALQPAEVAKVVLDEDAERIEVVVPDDQLSLAIGRRGQNVRLASQLTGWDIDILTEAEESERRQKEFVERSALFMEALDVDEMVGQVLASEGFTSVEEVAYVDAGEIASIDGFDDDTASEIQTRAREYLEKIEAEHDEKRKALGVSDELREIPGITTAMMVTLGEDGVKTIEDFAGYAADDLTGWKERKDGETKVYPGVLANHGVSRADAEQMVLNARLKAGWITEDELAAEEASADEAVGA, from the coding sequence ATGGTTGTAAGCGCCAACAGACTTGAACTGCTCCAGATTGCCGACGCGGTCGCGCGTGAAAAGTCGATCGACAAGTCGATCGTTATCGCCGCCATGGCCGATGCGATCCAGAAGGCGGCGCGTTCGCGTTATGGCCAGGAGACCAACATCCGCGCCGACATCAACCCGAACACCGGCGAGATGAAGCTGCAGCGGCTGATGGAAGTGGTCGAAAAGGTCGACGACTATGCCACGCAGATCGCCATTTCCTCGGCCCGTGAGCGCAATCCCGACGCCCAGCTCGGCGATTTCATCGCCGAACAGCTGCCGCCGATGGATTTCGGCCGCATCGCCGCCCAGTCGGCCAAGCAGGTCATCGTGCAGAAGGTGCGCGAGGCCGAGCGCGACCGTCAGTACGACGAATACAAGGACCGCATCGGCGAGATCGTCAACGGCACCGTCAAGCGCGTCGAGTATGGTAACGTCATCGTCGATCTCGGCCGTGGCGAGGCCATCATCCGCCGCGACGAGCTGATCCCGCGCGAAAACTACAAGTATGGCGACCGCGTCCGCGCCTATGTCTACGATGTGCGCCGCGAGCAGCGCGGTCCGCAGATCTTCCTGTCGCGCACGCATCCGCAGTTCATGGCCAAGCTCTTCACCATGGAAGTGCCGGAAATCTATGACGGCATCATCGAGATCAAGTCGGTTGCCCGCGATCCGGGCTCGCGCGCCAAGATCGCCGTCATCTCGCGTGACAGCTCGATCGATCCGGTCGGCGCCTGCGTCGGCATGCGCGGCAGCCGTGTCCAGGCCGTCGTCGGCGAACTGCAGGGCGAGAAGATCGACATCATTCCGTGGTCGCCCTCGGCCGCCTCCTTCATCGTCAATGCGCTGCAGCCGGCGGAAGTCGCCAAGGTTGTGCTCGACGAGGACGCCGAGCGCATCGAAGTGGTGGTTCCCGACGATCAGCTGTCGCTGGCCATCGGCCGCCGCGGCCAGAACGTGCGTCTCGCCTCGCAGCTCACCGGCTGGGATATCGATATCCTGACCGAGGCCGAGGAGTCCGAGCGCCGCCAGAAGGAATTCGTCGAGCGCTCGGCGCTGTTCATGGAAGCCCTCGATGTCGACGAGATGGTCGGCCAGGTGCTGGCCTCCGAAGGCTTCACCAGCGTCGAGGAAGTCGCCTATGTCGACGCCGGCGAGATCGCCTCGATCGACGGCTTCGACGACGACACCGCTTCCGAAATCCAGACCCGTGCTCGCGAATATCTCGAAAAGATCGAGGCCGAGCATGACGAGAAGCGCAAGGCGCTGGGTGTCTCGGACGAACTGCGCGAAATCCCCGGCATCACCACCGCCATGATGGTGACGCTCGGCGAGGACGGCGTGAAGACGATCGAGGATTTCGCCGGCTATGCCGCTGACGACCTGACCGGCTGGAAGGAACGCAAGGACGGCGAGACAAAAGTCTATCCGGGCGTGCTGGCCAATCACGGCGTTTCGCGCGCCGATGCCGAGCAGATGGTGCTCAATGCCCGCCTCAAGGCCGGCTGGATCACCGAAGACGAGCTTGCGGCCGAAGAAGCATCGGCTGACGAAGCCGTTGGTGCGTGA
- the rimP gene encoding ribosome maturation factor RimP, giving the protein MTATASEGDDRIIRESGIDARIALIIQPVLRGIGFRLVRVRLSGQNGLTLQVMAEREDGTMTVEDCEEVSRAVSPALDVDDPIEKAYHLEVSSPGIDRPLVRKSDFTAWTGHLVKMETSVVVADRKRFKGKIAEAGENDVLIERDKAAYGEEPTVRVPYDTIAEARLVLTDDLIRDALSKDNRARKEAKKRRGEPDDDVPEGAEADATEEHEQES; this is encoded by the coding sequence ATGACTGCGACGGCAAGCGAAGGTGACGACCGCATCATCCGCGAAAGCGGCATCGATGCGCGCATCGCGCTGATCATTCAGCCGGTGCTGCGCGGCATCGGCTTTCGTCTGGTGCGTGTGCGTCTGTCCGGCCAGAACGGGCTGACGCTGCAGGTCATGGCCGAGCGCGAGGACGGCACCATGACCGTCGAGGATTGCGAAGAGGTCAGCCGCGCGGTGTCGCCGGCGCTCGATGTCGATGATCCGATCGAGAAAGCATACCATCTCGAAGTTTCCTCTCCCGGCATCGACCGGCCGCTGGTCCGCAAGTCGGATTTCACGGCGTGGACCGGCCATCTGGTGAAGATGGAGACATCGGTCGTCGTCGCCGATCGCAAGCGTTTCAAGGGCAAGATTGCCGAGGCCGGCGAAAATGACGTGCTGATCGAGCGCGACAAGGCGGCCTATGGCGAGGAGCCGACGGTGCGTGTGCCTTACGACACGATCGCCGAGGCACGCCTGGTCCTGACCGACGACCTCATCCGCGACGCGTTGTCGAAGGACAACAGGGCGCGCAAGGAAGCCAAGAAACGACGCGGCGAGCCGGACGACGACGTGCCAGAGGGTGCGGAAGCGGACGCTACGGAAGAACACGAACAGGAAAGTTGA